GCCCAGGGGTCAAGGTCGACAGCTTGTCCGGGTCGAAATTGTGCCCGGTCGCCGCGCAGCCAACCAGAAAGACCGCCAACACGGCCGTTGCCAGAAGATGTATATAGCCTCGCATACCCTACCCATTTACCGGCAAGGCCGGTGTCAGAAAGATTCCCAATCGTCATCCGCAGGCGCCGATCGGCGGCTTGGCGTCGTCGCGGGCTTCGCCGCTGGCGCAGCGGCCGGACGCACAGTGGGACGGCGCAGCGGCCGTGCCGCAGTCGCCCCTTCGGCCGCAGCCGGCTTGGCCCGCGCGGAATGCGTCAAACGCACGGCCGGTACCGCCTTGGCCTCTGCCGCGGGCGCGTCCGCCTGCGCCGCCGGGGCGGAGGGAGCAACCGGGGCAGCCACGCGCGCCGCCGGGCGTCGCCCCGCCAACTGATGTGCGGGGACTTCGATCACTTCGCCCGCATTGATCTTGAACACGGCCACCGCTTCGGCCAGGCGTTCGGCCTGTTCCTGCAGCGAACCTGCGGCGGCAGCCGCCTCTTCCACCAGCGCCGCGTTCTGCTGCGTCACCTCGTCCATCTGCGACACCGCGCGGTTCACCTGGTCGATGCCGCTGGACTGTTCTTCGGACGCCGCCGAGATCTCGCCCATGATGTCCGTCACGCGCTTCACCGAAGCCACGATCTCCTGCATCGTTGCGCCCGCGCGTTCCACCTGCTGCGAGCCCGCGCCGACCTTGCTCACCGAATCCTCGATCAGGCCCTTGATTTCCTTGGCCGCCTGGGCGCTGCGCTGCGCCAGCGAGCGCACCTCGCCCGCCACCACGGCAAAACCCTTGCCCTGCTCGCCCGCACGCGCAGCCTCCACCGCGGCGTTCAGCGCCAGGATGTTGGTTTGGAACGCAATGCCATCGATCACCGAAACGATTTCAGAAATCTTGCGCGAGCTGGCAGAGATTTCCTGCATGGTATTGACCACTTCCGACACCGCCGAACCGCCACGCTCGGCCACGTCCGAGGCACTGGCGGCCAACTGGTTCGCCTGGCGTGCGTTGTCCGCGTTCTGCTTGACGGTCGAAGCCAACTGTTCCATCGAGGCGGCGGTTTCCTCCAGAGAAGCCGCCTGTTCCTCCGTGCGGCTGGAGAGATCCGTATTGCCCGCGGAAATCTCCCGCGAACCCACATTGATTTCATCCACTCCGCGACGCACCGACGCCACCGTGCGCGTCAGGCTTTCCTGCATGCGCTTGACCGCCGCCATCAGCATGCCGATCTCATTGGTGGAGGTCGCGTCCACGCGCACGGTGAGATCGCCGCCGGCGATCTTATCGAAACTGTCGCTGACAGCGCGCAAGGGACGCAGCACCATGCGGTTCATGAACAGGAAGGCTCCCATCCATACGGCCAAGATCAGCACGGCGAGCGCGACGTACACAATCGCCATCGTCGCCGCCTGCGAACGCGAAGACGACACCATCTCTTCGCTATAGGAGGTGATGTCCTTGGCAAATTCGGTCAGTTGCTTCGAGAATGCCCCACTCGCGGCGCCGGCCCTGGTGTTCTTCAGATCCAGGTAAGCCGCCGAATCGCCCTTGTCCAAGGCCGACATCATGGCTTGCAGCGCGTCGGCGAACCCGT
The sequence above is drawn from the Achromobacter xylosoxidans genome and encodes:
- a CDS encoding methyl-accepting chemotaxis protein, whose product is MFSNLKVRTGLMLAQLAVALAALVSIVLGWNSMRSNSEAINALDTLSVQQANLIKDAYTQMLRATIRADIAAAQRATGDANGASENTRTVQQLVADAKKKMETFKAIPKTTALGKSAEGDLISSFNGFADALQAMMSALDKGDSAAYLDLKNTRAGAASGAFSKQLTEFAKDITSYSEEMVSSSRSQAATMAIVYVALAVLILAVWMGAFLFMNRMVLRPLRAVSDSFDKIAGGDLTVRVDATSTNEIGMLMAAVKRMQESLTRTVASVRRGVDEINVGSREISAGNTDLSSRTEEQAASLEETAASMEQLASTVKQNADNARQANQLAASASDVAERGGSAVSEVVNTMQEISASSRKISEIVSVIDGIAFQTNILALNAAVEAARAGEQGKGFAVVAGEVRSLAQRSAQAAKEIKGLIEDSVSKVGAGSQQVERAGATMQEIVASVKRVTDIMGEISAASEEQSSGIDQVNRAVSQMDEVTQQNAALVEEAAAAAGSLQEQAERLAEAVAVFKINAGEVIEVPAHQLAGRRPAARVAAPVAPSAPAAQADAPAAEAKAVPAVRLTHSARAKPAAAEGATAARPLRRPTVRPAAAPAAKPATTPSRRSAPADDDWESF